A portion of the Streptomyces platensis genome contains these proteins:
- a CDS encoding RDD family protein yields MSAPTSGSAGGSPTPGFYPDPSIPGYIRYWNGAAWVPGTSRPAPADGEAMPAPPPGVAPSPEFSAPLEQGGPPSAVEETGPVFFDEEEAAGGSAVPAVHQGGEVAAASWDDPARLHGNSPESAAAWQADASRQAGFGGEPDRRISWGSPDQAPPGTPAGAASWGAVPPQREGQGADAGEVPGAAAQGPAVPSDGTVAIRAVNPAARRGGNSGDQGTTAIRAVRPEGGKPAKGNETMAIRVAGGGRAPSAAPGDASPQSLPAGNDQPQNRPAPQSPAPQSPAPQTPAQQSPAPQRPAPQAPGPQNPAPQAPVQQQPAPQTAAPAAGVPPQGGAAPARPGPQGADADGVIPWKPPAAADPFAAMAQAAQGHPAALGRRFAARLIDTLVLGALTAAVAVPMWGTVTDHLDAKVEAAKQSGRQVTVYLVDGTTMPVFATILAVLLIGGALYEALPTLKWGRTLGKKLCGVRVLDIESHDTPTLGAALKRWFLYSVLGVLVIGVLNVVWCLFDRPWRQCWHDKLARTFVAAG; encoded by the coding sequence ATGAGCGCCCCTACCTCAGGATCCGCCGGCGGTAGCCCCACGCCAGGCTTCTACCCGGACCCGTCCATCCCCGGCTACATCCGGTACTGGAACGGTGCCGCGTGGGTGCCGGGCACCAGCCGGCCCGCCCCCGCCGACGGCGAGGCGATGCCCGCCCCGCCGCCCGGTGTGGCTCCCTCCCCCGAGTTCTCGGCTCCGCTCGAACAGGGGGGACCCCCATCCGCCGTCGAGGAGACCGGCCCGGTCTTCTTCGACGAGGAGGAGGCGGCCGGCGGCTCCGCGGTGCCCGCCGTACACCAGGGCGGTGAGGTCGCCGCCGCGAGCTGGGACGACCCGGCCCGGCTGCACGGCAACAGCCCCGAGTCGGCCGCCGCCTGGCAGGCCGATGCCTCCCGGCAGGCCGGCTTCGGCGGGGAGCCCGACCGCCGGATCTCCTGGGGTTCGCCGGACCAGGCCCCGCCCGGTACGCCGGCGGGCGCCGCCTCCTGGGGCGCGGTGCCGCCGCAGCGCGAGGGACAGGGGGCCGACGCCGGCGAGGTACCCGGCGCCGCCGCGCAGGGCCCGGCGGTCCCGTCCGACGGGACGGTCGCCATCCGCGCCGTGAACCCGGCCGCCCGCCGCGGCGGCAACTCCGGCGATCAGGGCACCACCGCGATCCGCGCGGTACGGCCCGAGGGCGGCAAGCCCGCCAAGGGCAACGAGACGATGGCGATCCGCGTCGCGGGCGGCGGCCGGGCCCCGTCCGCCGCGCCCGGTGACGCCTCCCCGCAGTCGCTGCCGGCCGGCAACGACCAGCCGCAGAACCGTCCCGCCCCGCAGAGCCCGGCCCCACAGAGCCCGGCCCCGCAGACACCGGCCCAGCAGAGCCCCGCGCCGCAGCGTCCCGCCCCGCAGGCCCCCGGCCCGCAGAACCCCGCCCCGCAGGCCCCGGTGCAGCAGCAGCCCGCCCCGCAGACGGCCGCACCCGCCGCCGGTGTGCCGCCGCAGGGCGGTGCCGCGCCGGCCCGGCCCGGTCCGCAGGGCGCCGACGCCGACGGGGTCATTCCCTGGAAGCCACCGGCCGCCGCCGACCCCTTCGCGGCCATGGCGCAGGCCGCGCAGGGCCACCCGGCCGCGCTCGGCCGCAGGTTCGCGGCCAGGCTGATCGACACCCTGGTCCTGGGCGCGCTCACCGCCGCGGTCGCCGTCCCGATGTGGGGCACGGTCACCGACCATCTCGACGCCAAGGTCGAGGCGGCCAAGCAGTCCGGCCGCCAGGTGACGGTCTATCTGGTCGACGGCACCACGATGCCGGTCTTCGCCACCATCCTGGCCGTCCTGCTGATCGGCGGTGCGCTCTACGAGGCGCTGCCGACCCTCAAGTGGGGCCGCACCCTGGGCAAGAAGCTGTGCGGCGTACGGGTCCTCGACATCGAGAGCCACGACACCCCGACCCTCGGCGCCGCGCTCAAGCGCTGGTTCCTCTACAGCGTGCTCGGCGTCCTCGTCATCGGCGTGCTGAACGTCGTCTGGTGCCTGTTCGACCGGCCGTGGCGCCAGTGCTGGCACGACAAGCTGGCCCGGACCTTCGTCGCCGCCGGCTGA
- a CDS encoding SsgA family sporulation/cell division regulator — MHTVVERELELGLVLSPERSLPVPARLRYRTDDPYAVHVTFHIGSDAPVSWTFARELLVEGVFRPCGDGDVRVWPTKLDGRSLVCIALDSPDGQALLEAPAPAVSAWLERTLRVVPPGSEQRHLGLDKGLSALFAMASGDELRPGGPWPVDEAPEPGA, encoded by the coding sequence GTGCACACCGTGGTGGAAAGAGAGCTGGAGCTGGGCCTGGTCCTGTCGCCGGAGCGGAGCCTTCCGGTGCCGGCCCGGCTGAGGTACCGCACCGATGACCCGTACGCCGTCCATGTCACCTTTCACATCGGTTCGGACGCCCCGGTCAGCTGGACGTTCGCCCGTGAACTGCTGGTCGAGGGCGTCTTCCGGCCGTGCGGCGACGGCGATGTGCGGGTGTGGCCGACGAAGCTGGACGGCCGCAGCCTGGTCTGCATAGCGCTGGACTCGCCGGACGGGCAGGCCCTGCTGGAGGCGCCGGCCCCGGCGGTCTCGGCCTGGCTGGAGCGCACCCTGCGGGTGGTCCCGCCGGGGTCCGAGCAGCGGCATCTGGGCCTCGACAAAGGGCTGAGCGCACTGTTCGCGATGGCGTCCGGGGACGAGCTGCGGCCGGGCGGCCCCTGGCCCGTGGACGAGGCCCCGGAACCCGGGGCGTAG
- a CDS encoding dihydrolipoyl dehydrogenase family protein, whose translation MAATEATHAAGEAYDVIVLGAGPTGENLADRAHAAGLSAVIVESELVGGECSYWACMPSKALLRPVTARSEGRRVPGLKDAVDVPLDAPAVLAHRDAITSYWKDDGQVRWLDSAGIDLVRGQGRLAGPRRVVVNGGRVLTARHAVAVCTGSRAVLPPIPGLAEARPWTSREATSAKSVPGRLVVVGGGVVGVEMATAWRALGASVTLLVRGDGLLPRMEPFAGHLVAESLAEAGVFLRTGVEVREVRREAPGGPVTVLLDSGDEIVADELLIATGRAPRTEDIGLDTVGLPHGSWLDVDDSLRVKGVTGGWLYGVGDVNHRALLTHQGKYQARIAGAAIAARARGVPILESDPWGAHAATADLRAVPQVVFSDPEAAAVGLSAAEAEKAGYRTRVVDQDLSAVAGASLYADNYRGRARMVVDLDREVLLGVTFVGFGVGELLHAATVAVAGEVPIERLWHAVPSYPTISEAWLRLLEAYRG comes from the coding sequence ATGGCAGCGACCGAAGCCACCCACGCCGCTGGTGAGGCGTATGACGTCATTGTGCTGGGAGCGGGGCCGACCGGTGAGAACCTCGCCGACCGGGCGCATGCCGCCGGGCTGAGCGCGGTGATCGTGGAGAGCGAGCTGGTCGGCGGCGAATGCTCCTACTGGGCGTGTATGCCCAGCAAGGCCCTGCTGCGCCCGGTCACCGCCCGCTCCGAGGGCCGCCGGGTGCCCGGCCTCAAGGACGCCGTCGACGTCCCCCTGGACGCCCCCGCCGTACTCGCCCATCGCGACGCCATCACCTCGTACTGGAAGGACGACGGGCAGGTCCGCTGGCTGGACTCGGCCGGTATCGACCTGGTGCGCGGCCAGGGGCGCCTGGCCGGGCCCCGCAGAGTGGTCGTCAACGGCGGCCGGGTGCTCACCGCCCGGCATGCGGTCGCGGTCTGCACCGGCAGCCGCGCGGTGCTGCCCCCCATCCCCGGGCTCGCCGAGGCCAGGCCCTGGACCAGCCGCGAAGCCACCAGCGCCAAGAGCGTGCCGGGCCGGCTGGTGGTGGTCGGCGGCGGTGTCGTCGGCGTCGAGATGGCCACCGCCTGGCGGGCCCTGGGCGCCTCCGTGACGCTGCTGGTCCGCGGTGACGGGCTGCTGCCCCGGATGGAGCCGTTCGCCGGCCACCTCGTCGCGGAGTCGCTCGCCGAGGCCGGGGTCTTCCTGCGGACCGGCGTCGAGGTGCGCGAGGTACGCCGGGAAGCCCCGGGCGGCCCGGTCACCGTCCTGCTGGACTCCGGTGACGAGATCGTCGCCGATGAGCTCCTGATCGCCACCGGCCGGGCCCCGCGCACCGAGGACATCGGCCTGGACACGGTCGGACTGCCGCACGGCTCCTGGCTGGACGTCGACGACAGCCTGCGGGTGAAGGGGGTCACCGGCGGCTGGCTCTACGGCGTCGGCGATGTCAACCACCGCGCCCTGCTCACCCACCAGGGCAAGTACCAGGCCCGGATCGCCGGCGCCGCGATCGCCGCGCGCGCCCGGGGCGTCCCGATCCTGGAGTCCGACCCCTGGGGCGCGCACGCCGCCACCGCGGACCTCCGTGCCGTCCCCCAGGTCGTCTTCAGCGATCCGGAGGCCGCTGCGGTGGGCCTGAGCGCCGCCGAGGCCGAGAAGGCCGGATACCGCACCCGGGTGGTCGACCAGGACCTGTCGGCCGTGGCCGGGGCGTCCCTGTACGCGGACAACTACCGCGGCCGGGCCCGGATGGTCGTCGACCTGGACCGGGAGGTGCTGCTCGGCGTCACCTTCGTCGGGTTCGGCGTCGGAGAGCTGCTGCACGCCGCGACGGTCGCGGTGGCCGGTGAGGTCCCCATCGAGCGGCTGTGGCACGCGGTGCCCTCCTACCCCACGATCAGCGAGGCGTGGCTGCGGCTGCTGGAGGCCTACCGGGGCTGA
- a CDS encoding ribosomal protein L7/L12, giving the protein MDSVLPVVIALLALAAVMLISATDRRAKTLERRLHRLEHKVDLLLAHAGIEEAQPAGMAEIDQLLSQGKKIQAIKVHREVTGSGLAEAKEAVERRMR; this is encoded by the coding sequence ATGGATTCCGTGCTCCCCGTGGTCATCGCCCTTCTCGCGCTCGCCGCCGTCATGTTGATCTCGGCCACCGACCGCCGCGCCAAGACGCTGGAGCGCCGGCTCCACCGGCTGGAACACAAGGTGGACCTGCTGCTGGCGCACGCCGGCATCGAGGAGGCGCAGCCCGCCGGGATGGCCGAGATCGACCAGCTGCTGTCGCAGGGCAAGAAGATCCAGGCGATCAAGGTGCACCGCGAGGTCACCGGCTCCGGACTCGCCGAGGCCAAGGAAGCGGTCGAACGCCGGATGCGCTGA
- a CDS encoding antibiotic biosynthesis monooxygenase, with product MTTEKPAGTEATVIIGQKVRAGLEREFEAWQEDVNAAAAGYPGFLGAEISRPTSLQPDWVVVYRFDSIAHLQAWINSATRQRHLDRGRKYLDGPATQQVVSGGTQTPDPLVTVVVTHRVHPDHVDAFLAWQHRMDEEESGFEGFRGTELFRPIEGLQDEWTTLYRFDSAEHLDAWLTSGKRKELLAEGEKFHDFRMRTIDNSFGSWFAFEENGREAPPPSETKTSVAVWVGLYPTVVLLTLALSPLKLSLWLNLLIGNLLSSFIMSFVTMPFYVNPLLKRWLRPRPEAPRARTNLAGLGLVTAVMVFWAAVFFLVTTQIWHLP from the coding sequence ATGACCACCGAAAAGCCGGCCGGCACCGAGGCGACGGTCATCATCGGGCAGAAGGTCCGCGCCGGACTGGAGCGGGAATTCGAGGCGTGGCAGGAGGACGTCAACGCCGCGGCCGCCGGTTACCCGGGATTCCTCGGCGCCGAGATCTCCCGGCCGACCTCTCTGCAACCCGACTGGGTGGTCGTCTACCGCTTCGACTCGATCGCCCATCTGCAAGCGTGGATCAACAGCGCCACCCGGCAGCGCCATCTCGACCGCGGCCGGAAATACCTCGACGGCCCCGCGACCCAGCAGGTCGTCAGCGGCGGCACCCAGACACCGGACCCGCTGGTGACCGTCGTCGTCACCCACCGCGTCCACCCGGACCATGTCGACGCCTTCCTCGCCTGGCAGCACCGGATGGACGAGGAGGAGAGCGGCTTCGAAGGCTTTCGCGGCACCGAGCTGTTCCGTCCGATCGAGGGCCTTCAGGACGAATGGACCACGCTCTACCGCTTCGACAGCGCCGAGCATCTCGACGCCTGGCTGACCTCGGGCAAGCGGAAGGAACTCCTCGCGGAGGGCGAGAAGTTCCACGACTTCCGCATGCGCACGATCGACAACTCGTTCGGCAGCTGGTTCGCCTTCGAGGAGAACGGCAGGGAGGCGCCACCGCCCTCGGAGACCAAGACCTCCGTCGCGGTCTGGGTCGGCCTCTATCCGACCGTGGTGCTGCTGACGCTGGCGCTGTCCCCGCTGAAGCTCTCGCTGTGGCTGAACCTGCTCATCGGCAACCTGCTGTCGAGCTTCATCATGAGCTTCGTGACCATGCCCTTCTATGTGAACCCGCTGCTCAAACGGTGGCTGCGGCCCCGCCCGGAGGCACCACGGGCGCGCACGAACCTCGCCGGACTCGGCCTCGTCACCGCGGTGATGGTGTTCTGGGCGGCGGTCTTCTTCCTCGTCACCACCCAGATCTGGCATCTGCCCTGA
- a CDS encoding molybdopterin-dependent oxidoreductase: MTYRVNGKSFDEEPDPGQCLRTFLRALGYFGVKKGCDAGDCGACTVWLDGAPVHSCITPAFRADGREVTTIEGLGAPGNLHPVQRQFRDAPGFQCGFCTAGMIMTSATFTEAQKADLPRALKGNLCRCTGYRGIEDAVKGVVGVAKAAPGKAVGTSVSAPAAEDVVTGRAAFTMDTHLDGMLHLKVLHSPHAHARIVSIDKTAALAVPGVHRVYTWEDVPRRRFTTAIHTDHLVDPDDTCLLDRTVRFAGQRVVAVLADTVGAAEEGCRRVAVEYEVLPAVFDAEEAMADGAPQLHGPVDPFVLDPVHNTLVEIHSQIGDIDAGFAAADVTHQGTYFSPRVQHAHLETHGSIAWMENGRLNVRTSSQSPSIAKVKLAHLFALRPDQLRVFCARVGGGFGGKQEVISEDLAALATLDTGRPVCFEYTREEEFTTASPRHPMTLTVTLGATANGKLTALQVRNVSNTGAYGNHAGETLFAGGAAVMIYRCPNKKYDAYSVYTNTVPSGALRGYGMTQPAFAVECAMDELALALHMDPLELRRRNIVRPGDPLVSMAEGPDDVVFTEDGLGTCIDLVDEAMARNAGEPSPGPDWLVGNGVASSLHETAPPTEHLSEAWVTLGDDLVYELAVGTVEFGEGTSTAHVQIAAQQLGTTPSRIRLVQSDTDRTGFDTGAFASAGLFVAGNAVLRAADAVRDRILEFAAAHTGVHVVMCSMDDEAVVCGDRRVPLAELIATARTRGIRFSVARKAYGSPRSVTSNAQGFRLAVHRVTGEIRILYSVQATDAAVIINPAQVRGQVEGGVAQGIGFALTEHHHLDADGVMVNPNFRNYRIPAYADIPRTEVLLVNSSDSVGPLRSKGIAECCINPVAPALANALHDATGVRCRALPLTPERLYRQLSESRPVTTGWRT, encoded by the coding sequence ATGACCTACCGCGTGAACGGCAAGAGCTTCGACGAGGAACCGGACCCCGGTCAGTGCCTGCGTACCTTTCTCCGCGCGCTCGGCTACTTCGGCGTCAAAAAGGGCTGTGACGCGGGCGATTGCGGCGCCTGCACGGTATGGCTGGACGGCGCTCCCGTACACAGCTGCATCACCCCCGCCTTCCGCGCGGACGGCCGTGAGGTGACGACGATCGAAGGGCTCGGCGCCCCCGGCAATCTGCATCCGGTACAGCGGCAGTTCCGCGACGCCCCGGGATTCCAGTGCGGTTTCTGCACGGCAGGAATGATCATGACGTCGGCCACCTTCACCGAGGCCCAGAAAGCGGATCTGCCACGGGCGTTGAAAGGCAATCTCTGCCGCTGCACCGGCTACCGGGGGATCGAGGACGCGGTGAAAGGCGTCGTCGGCGTGGCGAAGGCCGCACCGGGAAAGGCCGTCGGCACGAGCGTCAGCGCGCCCGCGGCCGAGGACGTGGTCACCGGCCGCGCCGCCTTCACGATGGACACCCACCTCGACGGCATGCTGCACCTCAAGGTGCTGCACTCGCCCCACGCACACGCCCGCATCGTCTCGATCGACAAGACCGCCGCACTCGCGGTCCCCGGCGTGCACCGGGTCTACACCTGGGAGGACGTGCCGCGCAGACGCTTCACCACGGCGATCCACACCGACCATCTGGTGGATCCGGACGACACCTGCCTCCTCGACCGCACGGTCCGCTTCGCCGGCCAGCGCGTGGTCGCGGTCCTGGCCGACACCGTCGGGGCGGCGGAGGAGGGCTGCCGCCGGGTCGCCGTGGAGTACGAGGTGCTGCCCGCGGTCTTCGACGCCGAAGAGGCGATGGCCGACGGGGCGCCACAACTGCACGGCCCGGTCGACCCGTTCGTCCTGGATCCCGTCCACAACACCCTGGTCGAGATCCATTCACAGATCGGCGACATCGACGCGGGATTCGCCGCGGCGGACGTGACGCACCAGGGCACGTACTTCTCCCCGCGGGTGCAGCACGCCCATCTGGAGACCCATGGCTCGATCGCCTGGATGGAGAACGGCCGGCTGAACGTCCGCACCAGTTCGCAGTCGCCGTCGATCGCCAAGGTCAAACTGGCCCATCTGTTCGCGCTGCGCCCGGACCAGCTCAGGGTGTTCTGCGCCCGCGTGGGCGGCGGCTTCGGCGGCAAACAGGAAGTGATCTCGGAGGATCTGGCCGCGCTCGCCACCCTCGACACCGGGCGGCCGGTCTGCTTCGAATACACCCGGGAAGAGGAATTCACCACCGCCTCGCCACGGCATCCGATGACACTGACGGTCACGCTCGGCGCCACGGCGAACGGAAAGCTCACGGCCCTCCAGGTCCGCAATGTCTCGAACACCGGCGCCTACGGCAACCACGCCGGCGAAACGCTGTTCGCGGGCGGCGCCGCCGTCATGATCTACCGCTGCCCCAACAAGAAGTACGACGCGTACTCCGTCTATACGAACACCGTGCCGAGCGGCGCCCTGCGCGGCTACGGGATGACCCAGCCGGCGTTCGCCGTGGAATGCGCGATGGACGAACTCGCCCTCGCCCTGCACATGGATCCGCTCGAACTGCGCCGCCGCAATATCGTGCGGCCGGGCGACCCCCTCGTCTCCATGGCGGAGGGCCCCGACGACGTGGTGTTCACCGAGGACGGGCTCGGCACGTGCATCGATCTGGTGGATGAGGCGATGGCCCGGAACGCGGGGGAGCCGTCCCCCGGTCCCGACTGGCTGGTCGGGAACGGCGTCGCGAGTTCCCTGCACGAGACCGCGCCACCGACGGAACACCTCTCCGAGGCCTGGGTGACGCTGGGCGACGACCTCGTATACGAACTCGCCGTCGGCACCGTCGAATTCGGTGAGGGCACCTCGACCGCGCATGTCCAGATCGCGGCCCAGCAGCTCGGCACGACACCGTCGCGGATCCGCCTGGTGCAATCCGACACCGACCGCACAGGATTCGACACCGGTGCCTTCGCGAGTGCCGGTCTCTTCGTCGCGGGCAACGCGGTACTCCGTGCCGCCGATGCCGTCCGCGACCGCATCCTGGAATTCGCCGCCGCCCACACCGGCGTCCATGTCGTGATGTGCTCGATGGATGACGAGGCTGTCGTCTGCGGTGACCGGCGGGTGCCGCTGGCGGAACTCATCGCCACGGCCCGAACGCGCGGTATCCGTTTCTCCGTCGCCCGTAAGGCCTATGGCTCACCGCGCAGCGTCACCTCCAACGCGCAGGGATTCCGTCTCGCCGTTCATCGGGTGACGGGTGAGATCCGCATCCTTTACAGCGTCCAGGCGACCGACGCCGCCGTCATCATCAACCCCGCGCAGGTCCGGGGACAGGTGGAAGGCGGGGTCGCCCAGGGAATCGGCTTCGCCCTGACCGAGCATCACCATCTCGACGCCGACGGCGTCATGGTCAACCCGAACTTCCGCAATTACCGCATCCCCGCCTACGCCGATATCCCCCGCACGGAGGTGCTGCTGGTGAACTCGTCGGATTCCGTCGGCCCGCTGCGGTCGAAGGGGATCGCGGAATGCTGCATCAATCCGGTGGCCCCCGCGCTGGCGAACGCGCTCCACGACGCCACGGGCGTCCGCTGCCGCGCACTGCCCCTGACACCGGAACGGCTCTACCGGCAGCTCAGCGAAAGCCGGCCGGTGACGACGGGATGGCGCACATGA
- a CDS encoding FAD binding domain-containing protein, which yields MDLHTITEVVRRPAARPGADWHPGDAWLAGGTWLYSVEQPDLHRLIDLTALRWDPLVPSEAGLGIGATCTISELYAYQPPAEWIAAPLFTRSCEAFLSSFKVWSAATVGGNICMSLPAGPMITLTVALEARYELWAADGSARTVDALSFVTGNNENMLAPGEILRRIDIPAHALRKRTAHRRFSLTRLGRSTVFLIGTHTPGTSDLLLTVTAGTTRPVRIGFDTLPDDRTLRQRIDDLPADIWFDDPNGTPGHRRHLTRHFAEEIRRELMAGSPG from the coding sequence ATGGACCTCCACACCATCACCGAAGTCGTCCGGCGACCGGCCGCCCGGCCGGGCGCGGACTGGCACCCGGGCGATGCCTGGCTCGCCGGCGGCACCTGGCTGTACTCCGTGGAGCAGCCGGACCTGCACCGCCTGATCGACCTGACGGCATTGCGCTGGGACCCCCTCGTCCCGAGCGAGGCGGGGCTCGGTATCGGCGCGACCTGCACCATCAGCGAGCTGTACGCCTATCAGCCGCCGGCGGAGTGGATCGCGGCCCCGCTTTTCACCAGGAGCTGTGAGGCGTTCCTGTCCTCGTTCAAGGTCTGGAGCGCGGCCACCGTCGGCGGCAATATCTGTATGTCCCTGCCGGCCGGCCCCATGATCACCCTGACGGTCGCCCTGGAGGCACGGTACGAACTCTGGGCCGCCGACGGGTCCGCCCGCACCGTCGACGCCCTTTCCTTCGTCACCGGCAATAACGAGAACATGCTGGCCCCGGGGGAAATTCTGCGGCGCATTGACATTCCCGCGCACGCCCTGCGGAAACGCACCGCACACCGCCGCTTCTCGCTGACCCGCCTCGGCCGTTCGACGGTCTTCCTCATCGGTACGCACACGCCGGGAACGAGCGATCTGCTGCTCACCGTCACCGCCGGCACCACCCGGCCGGTACGTATCGGCTTCGACACCCTGCCCGATGACCGGACGCTGCGGCAGCGCATCGATGACCTCCCCGCCGATATCTGGTTCGACGATCCCAACGGAACACCCGGCCACCGCCGCCATCTGACACGGCATTTCGCTGAGGAAATCCGTCGGGAACTCATGGCTGGGAGCCCGGGATGA
- a CDS encoding FAD-binding oxidoreductase, producing the protein MDLIARLRAGLPGEAILTDPDITGSYANDMASFCEAGTPAVVVLPRTVEQVQHIMRTATELRVPVVPQGARTGLSGAANASDGCLVLSLVKMDRIIEINPVDRIAVVEPGVINAVLSRAVNEHGLYYPPDPSSWEQCSIGGNIGTASGGLCCVKYGVTAEYVLGLDVVLADGRLLTTGRRTAKGVAGYDLTRLFVGSEGSLGIVVRAVLALKPEPPGQLALAAEFPSTAAACEAVCEIMARGHAPALLELMDRTSIRAVNAMAQMGLPDSTEALLLAAFDTPEPAADLAAVGALCTAAGATEVVPAETAAESDLLLQARRLTLTALEKVKSATMIDDVCVPRSRLAEMLDGTAAIAEKYGLTIGVCAHAGDGNTHPTVCFDAADPDESRRARASFDDIMALGLQLGGTITGEHGVGVLKKEWLARELGPVGLELQRGIKDVFDPLGILNPGKLF; encoded by the coding sequence ATGGACCTCATCGCACGTCTGCGCGCCGGGCTCCCGGGTGAAGCGATCCTCACCGACCCCGACATCACCGGCTCCTACGCCAACGACATGGCGAGCTTCTGCGAGGCCGGGACACCCGCCGTGGTCGTGCTGCCGCGCACCGTCGAGCAGGTCCAGCACATCATGCGGACGGCCACCGAGCTGCGGGTCCCGGTCGTCCCGCAGGGGGCGCGTACGGGGCTGTCGGGCGCCGCCAACGCCTCCGACGGCTGTCTCGTGCTCTCGCTGGTGAAGATGGACCGGATCATCGAGATCAATCCCGTCGACCGGATCGCGGTGGTCGAACCCGGTGTCATCAACGCCGTGCTGTCCCGCGCGGTGAACGAGCACGGCCTCTACTACCCGCCGGATCCCTCCAGTTGGGAGCAGTGCTCCATCGGCGGGAACATCGGCACCGCCTCGGGCGGCCTGTGCTGCGTCAAATACGGCGTCACCGCCGAGTACGTCCTCGGCCTGGACGTCGTCCTCGCCGACGGGCGGCTGCTGACCACCGGCCGGCGCACCGCCAAGGGCGTCGCGGGCTACGACCTCACCCGGCTGTTCGTCGGCTCCGAGGGCAGTCTGGGCATCGTCGTCCGCGCCGTCCTCGCGCTCAAGCCGGAGCCGCCCGGGCAGCTCGCGCTGGCCGCCGAGTTCCCCTCCACCGCGGCGGCCTGCGAAGCCGTCTGCGAGATCATGGCCCGCGGCCACGCCCCCGCACTGCTGGAGCTGATGGACCGTACGAGCATCCGCGCGGTCAACGCCATGGCGCAGATGGGCCTGCCGGACAGCACCGAGGCGCTGCTGCTGGCCGCCTTCGACACCCCCGAGCCGGCCGCCGACCTCGCCGCCGTCGGCGCGCTGTGCACCGCGGCCGGCGCCACCGAGGTCGTGCCCGCCGAGACCGCCGCCGAGTCCGATCTGCTGCTCCAGGCCCGCCGGCTGACCCTGACCGCGCTGGAAAAGGTCAAATCCGCCACGATGATCGACGATGTGTGCGTCCCGCGCTCCCGGCTCGCCGAGATGCTCGACGGCACCGCCGCCATCGCCGAGAAGTACGGCCTGACCATCGGCGTCTGCGCCCACGCGGGGGACGGCAACACCCACCCCACGGTCTGCTTCGACGCCGCCGACCCGGACGAGTCCCGCCGGGCCCGTGCCTCCTTCGACGACATCATGGCGCTCGGCCTCCAGCTGGGCGGCACCATCACCGGTGAGCACGGGGTCGGTGTCCTGAAGAAGGAGTGGCTGGCGCGCGAACTGGGCCCGGTGGGACTGGAGTTGCAGCGCGGCATCAAGGATGTCTTCGACCCGCTGGGCATTCTCAACCCCGGCAAGCTTTTCTGA